The following proteins are co-located in the Seriola aureovittata isolate HTS-2021-v1 ecotype China chromosome 7, ASM2101889v1, whole genome shotgun sequence genome:
- the LOC130171808 gene encoding acidic leucine-rich nuclear phosphoprotein 32 family member E-like isoform X2, translating to MEMKKRISLELRNKNPAEVAELVVDNCRSSDGEVEGLTDEYSGLEMLSMVNVGLTSLSKLPSLPKLRKLEVSDNTISGGLDTLAEKCPNLTYLNLSGNKIKELSSIEVLQNLKNLKSLYLYSCEVTTLDDYRESIFELLPQLTYLDGYDEEDNEVPDSEDDNDEDDEAGPPGDDDDDDDDDDDDEEEDEDGSEGDEVGLSYLMKEGIQDEEDDGDYVEEEEEDEEEEEDGDEDGAGVRGEKRKRDAEDEGDNDDDE from the exons TGGTGGATAACTGTCGCTCCAGTGACGGGGAGGTTGAAGGTCTGACGGACGAGTACTCGGGGCTGGAGATGCTCAGCATGGTGAACGTCGGCCTCACCTCGCTCTCCAAACTGCCCTCGCTGCCCAAACTACGTAAG CTGGAGGTGAGTGATAACACCATCTCAGGAGGTCTGGACACGTTGGCAGAGAAGTGTCCCAACCTGACCTACCTGAACCTGAGCGGGAACAAGATCAAAGAGCTGAGCAGCATCGAGGTTCTG CAGAACCTGAAGAACCTGAAGAGTCTGTACCTGTACAGCTGTGAGGTGACCACGCTGGACGACTACAGAGAGAGCATCTTCGAGCTGCTGCCTCAGCTCACGTACCTGGACGGATACGACGAGGAGGACAACGAGGTCCCTGACTCCGAGGACGACAACG ATGAGGACGATGAGGCCGGCCCACCTGGagacgatgatgacgatgacgatgatgatgatgatgacgaggaggaggatgaggacggCTCTGAAGGGGACGAGGTCGGCCTGTCGTACCTGATGAAGGAGGGGATCCAG gatgaagaagatgatggagACTatgttgaggaggaggaggaggatgaggaggaagaggaagatggag atGAGGACGGAGCTGGCGTTCggggggagaagaggaagagagatgcaGAGGATGAAGGTGACAATGACGACGACGAATAG
- the LOC130171808 gene encoding acidic leucine-rich nuclear phosphoprotein 32 family member E-like isoform X3 gives MLSMVNVGLTSLSKLPSLPKLRKLEVSDNTISGGLDTLAEKCPNLTYLNLSGNKIKELSSIEVLQNLKNLKSLYLYSCEVTTLDDYRESIFELLPQLTYLDGYDEEDNEVPDSEDDNDEDDEAGPPGDDDDDDDDDDDDEEEDEDGSEGDEVGLSYLMKEGIQDEEDDGDYVEEEEEDEEEEEDGDEDGAGVRGEKRKRDAEDEGDNDDDE, from the exons ATGCTCAGCATGGTGAACGTCGGCCTCACCTCGCTCTCCAAACTGCCCTCGCTGCCCAAACTACGTAAG CTGGAGGTGAGTGATAACACCATCTCAGGAGGTCTGGACACGTTGGCAGAGAAGTGTCCCAACCTGACCTACCTGAACCTGAGCGGGAACAAGATCAAAGAGCTGAGCAGCATCGAGGTTCTG CAGAACCTGAAGAACCTGAAGAGTCTGTACCTGTACAGCTGTGAGGTGACCACGCTGGACGACTACAGAGAGAGCATCTTCGAGCTGCTGCCTCAGCTCACGTACCTGGACGGATACGACGAGGAGGACAACGAGGTCCCTGACTCCGAGGACGACAACG ATGAGGACGATGAGGCCGGCCCACCTGGagacgatgatgacgatgacgatgatgatgatgatgacgaggaggaggatgaggacggCTCTGAAGGGGACGAGGTCGGCCTGTCGTACCTGATGAAGGAGGGGATCCAG gatgaagaagatgatggagACTatgttgaggaggaggaggaggatgaggaggaagaggaagatggag atGAGGACGGAGCTGGCGTTCggggggagaagaggaagagagatgcaGAGGATGAAGGTGACAATGACGACGACGAATAG
- the plekho1b gene encoding pleckstrin homology domain-containing family O member 1b, with protein MKKNNSGKRGPQDSASQNLQPDKVGWIRKFCGKGIFREIWKNRFVVLRGDQLFVCEKEVKELGRADEVLDLSDYERCEEIRKNKSRSKKNHSKFKLQRCSSPGNTVPNLVFLAVSPEEKESWINVLNAAITRAKNRILDEVTVEDSHLSHLTRDRVKIPHNRRLPTRGHLLAVASTSSSDGMLTLDLIQEEDALSQGANSCNGFRADLDKSHLSPDCPRSKTDGALSTRAAEASGKSQSLPREVVVVWEKTGPGQTPQPGRGLTTAEKNRCASMDEILSHSETKAAKNKNTPLTRSPASTPPGATTPISQLQELISQKLEKTEQLLTEVRGEADGEHGKVKRKEAAEVAQGEVERLLKEAAAAWSQAREVLEEVKELRALYRQLDSSSSPLTPSNSTKLNPDHKSLM; from the exons ATGAAGAAGAACAATTCGGGGAAAAGG gGTCCACAGGACTCGGCGTCGCAGAACCTCCAGCCAGATAAAGTGGGCTGGATCAGAAAGTTCTGCGGGAAAGGGATCTTCAGAGAGATCTGGAAGAACCGGTTTGTGGTTCTGAGAGGAGATCAGCTGTTCGTCTGTGAGAAAGAG gtGAAGGAGCTGGGTCGGGCTGACGAGGTTCTGGACCTATCGGACTACGAGCGCTGCGAGGAGATCCGCAAGAACAAGAGTCGCAGCAAGAAGAACCACAGCAAGTTCAAACTGCAGCGCTGCAGCTCGCCGGGCAACACG GTTCCTAACCTGGTCTTCCTGGCTGTCAGTCCGGAGGAGAAGGAGTCCTGGATCAATGTCCTGAACGCTGCCATCACCAGAGCCAAAAACCGAATCCTGGATGAG GTGACAGTAGAAgactctcacctgtctcacctgacTCGAGATCGAGTGAAGATTCCTCACAACCGCCGGCTGCCGACCAGAGGCCATCTGCTGGCCGTG gcctCGACGTCCTCCTCAGACGGGATGCTGACTCTGGACCTGATCCAGGAGGAGGACGCTCTGTCTCAGGGAGCCAACAGCTGCAATGGTTTTAGGGCCGACCTGGACAAGTCCCACCTCAGTCCAGACTGTCCCAGGTCCAAAACTGATGGTGCTCTTTCTACCAGGGCCGCTGAGGCTTCTGGGAAATCCCAGAGCCTTCCTcgtgaggtggtggtggtgtgggagAAAACGGGTCCTGGACAAACACCTCAGCCAGGAAGAGGTTTGACGACGGCGGAGAAAAACCGCTGCGCCTCCATGGACGAGATCTTGTCACACTCAGAAACTAAAGCTGCTAAGAACAAGAATACGCCACTGACCCGTTCTCCGGCCTCGACACCGCCCGGTGCCACAACCCCCATCAGCCAGCTGCAGGAGCTCATCAGCCAGAAGCTGGAGaagacagagcagctgctgacgGAGGTGCGGGGGGAGGCTGACGGGGAGCACGGGAAGGTGAAGCGGAAGGAGGCGGCTGAAGTGGCGCAAGGCGAAGTGGAGAGACTCCTGAAGGAGGCGGCGGCGGCCTGGAGTCAGGCCCGCgaggtgctggaggaggtgaaggagctAAGGGCGCTGTACCGACAACtggactcctcctcctcccccctcaccccctccaACAGCACCAAACTAAACCCAGACCACAAGAGCCTGATGTAG